The segment CCCGCCGTCACAGCACCCTGAAGATGAGTCCCCGTGAGTTTCTGGAGAATGCCGGAGGTAGCCATCTGGACATGTCTCGCCATGTCGATCCGGCTACCGTGCATGAGGCATTTTTGTGGCGGGAAAACCGGGGAGTGAGCCCGCTTGGAGCAGTGAGGCTCCAAGGTAACCTCTACGAGGTGGACGAGAGTCTGCTCGGCAAGACCGTCGAACTACGATTCAACCCCTACGACCTGAGGCGTATCCTGGTTTACTGCGAGGGCACCTACCGGTGCGAGGCCCGTCCCTACCAGATGAAGAACTTCACCGAAAAACGGGTTCAGGAGCGTCAGACCGACAGCCGGAACGCCTTGGATAAAGCCATGCAGGCCATTGTGCAAGAGCACCGGGAGGAAATCAAGGAACGCTCCGGTCTGTCTTTTGCCAAGGCCATGGGGGTGAAACACGGTGAATAGCCCCTACTTCTTCTTTACCCGGGAGCCTTTCTCACGGGAATTATCTCCTACGGAAGTATTCGTATCCAAAGGGCACCAGGAACTGCTGGCCAGACTCCGGCATGCCATAGATACCGGCTCGCTGGCGGTGATTACCGGGCAGGTCGGTTCCGGCAAATCCACAGCCATCCGTTCTGTTATGCATTCCCTGGAGACTTCGCGTTACCGTTACATCTACTTGGCCAGTTCTCAACTCGCGCCGGCGGAATTTTATCAGAGTCTACTTTACCAAGTCAATGTCCAGCTTGGCCGGGGTTTTTCTGAAAATAAACGCTTAGTGGCGCAAGCCATGCTGGAATTGCACCGAAAAGGGATAAAACCGGTGGTAGTAATTGATGAAGCCCAAGAGTTGACAGTACCCATGCTTAGTGAACTGCGCTTTGTTCTTAACTACCAGACGGACTCCTTTTCGCCTTTAATGGTGATACCCGCCGGTCAACCCCAGCTTGCCGAAACACTGCACCTTCAGGTGTTGGAATGCATCCGGCAGAGAATTAACGTACACTATCGTTTACCGTGCCTTAATGAAGATGAAATTTCCGCTTATATTCTGCACCACCTGAGAGTAGCCGGACAGGAAAAGCAAATCTTTACAGATTCGGCGATACAACTTATTTACCAGTTTTCCAAGGGTATTCCTCGCCGCATTAACAACATATGCCGGTATGCCATCGTGGCGGCAATTGTAGCCGACAGTCCGACAATTGACGTAGATGCAGTACAAAAAGGCCTCGAAGACGACAACTTAATCTAGTCTGTAAAACTTAGGCCCTAATTTGACCAATTAGGTCTTACGATAATTACTGGGAGGTATCCGGTGTGATTGAGCAATCAATACCTTTAAATGATGCTCGGCAAGACAGGCGGAAATTGGAAGATTTCTTTATTACTACCGGTTTCTATGATTTACTGCCTCTTGCCTTGAAAGTGGCCGTAAGTTTGGGTTATAACCAAACTGAGATGATTGAAGCTATATGCAAAGCAAGTGATAAATGCAACCATTATCCGCCAACCAAAAACAGAACTGCTTGGTTTCGGAAGGTTTTTGAGGAGAAGTTGCGGGAGGCCAGAGGGGATATCTTGACCTATAAGGCCAGGATGAAGTACTTAAAAAAATAGTCAAAAGCGATTATGATTGATTGATGACTGACAGACCGACAGACATAGTTTAATATGCTTTTATCAACTCGGTTTTTAAAATTGCTAATTTCTAGCTAAGGGACTAATGCCAATGGTGGTGGCTTTCGAAACGGACCATCGCCATTGGCGCTGATTTTTAAACTGGTTAACTGTTGCCATTGACGGTAACCAAAATGTCATTGATTAATGACATTGGCGATAATTAACTTGCCGCCAAGGAACGTGAACCGCTACATTAAAGGGATTTGTTTCAATCCACGCACCCGCACGGGGTGCGACTGTATATATACTACCTGCTTTTAGGTTTCCGGCTGTTTCAATCCACGCACCCGCACGGGGTGCGACACAAGGCGTGCCGGTTTGACGGCGGGTGCATGGTTTCAATCCACGCACCCGCACGGGGTGCGACCGTCAGCTTATGGAGCAACAGGGCATGACGCAGTTTCAATCCACGCACCCGCACGGGGTGCGACCCTATGGTACCGTAACAAGCGCCAGGCTGCTTGGTTTCAATCCACGCACCCGCACGGGGTGCGACGCAAGAGCGAGTTCGATAGCAACCGGACTTAGTGTTTCAATCCACGCACCCGCACGGGGTGCGACATTTTATATTCAGTATATTTGTTATATTTAACTGTTTCAATCCACGCACCCGCACGGGGTGCGACAACCATCAAAAGTATTAGTACCTTCTGCATCATGTTTCAATCCACGCACCCGCACGGGGTGCGACTGAAAAATATAAAGATATTGAATTACCTTATGAGTTTCAATCCACGCACCCGCACGGGGTGCGACCCTCCCTGTCGGATAGTGCGACAGATCTATGAGTTTCAATCCACGCACCCGCACGGGGTGCGACTTTGATGGATTTACACTAAGTTATGAATTATTGTTTCAATCCACGCACCCGCACGGGGTGCGACATAAAATCATAACCCGGTATAGCAACTACGTCAGTTTCAATCCACGCACCCGCACGGGGTGCGACTTCGTCCAGGCTGGACGTGATAAGGGCAGCTAGTTTCAA is part of the Pelotomaculum isophthalicicum JI genome and harbors:
- a CDS encoding ExeA family protein, which codes for MNSPYFFFTREPFSRELSPTEVFVSKGHQELLARLRHAIDTGSLAVITGQVGSGKSTAIRSVMHSLETSRYRYIYLASSQLAPAEFYQSLLYQVNVQLGRGFSENKRLVAQAMLELHRKGIKPVVVIDEAQELTVPMLSELRFVLNYQTDSFSPLMVIPAGQPQLAETLHLQVLECIRQRINVHYRLPCLNEDEISAYILHHLRVAGQEKQIFTDSAIQLIYQFSKGIPRRINNICRYAIVAAIVADSPTIDVDAVQKGLEDDNLI